A portion of the Sabethes cyaneus chromosome 3, idSabCyanKW18_F2, whole genome shotgun sequence genome contains these proteins:
- the LOC128743698 gene encoding UDP-galactose transporter senju, with protein sequence MTNPRINWGELFPSKQSIFIFISYMSLFVGQGILVTASQRADNSYSYNTVLVVLLTELLKLVISTTLYCRENSFKSLTVKIVEEREVLFLYFVPAFLYCLYNNLAFVNLSTFDPTTYYLLLQLRVVITGVLFQVIFKKQLSRKQWFSLFLLTLGCMLKQWNFSLGASDTPGENSVEGSHDNSNGTFNGKNISGFVLGFSTALILLQTVCSCLAGVYNEYLLKRKGSDINIYVQNVFMYIDSIVCNLLILMIRGELSITTISEHLPEVFRFEVLVIMINNAAIGIITSFFLKYMNSILKTFASALELVFTAVLCYLLFSIPIYLNTALAIVVVSYAIYLYSLNPVVNLASKTSLNSPSGVHHSKSRDESKKALINGEDDIELQMEEV encoded by the exons ATGACTAATCCTAGAATAAACTGGGGAGAATTATTCCCTAGTAAACAAAGTATCTTCATCTTCATCAGCTATATGTCATTATTTGTTGGCCAAG GAATTCTCGTTACCGCATCACAACGTGCTGATAACAGCTACAGCTACAATACAGTGCTTGTAGTCCTGCTTACAGAACTATTGAAGCTAGTCATTTCTACTACATTATACTGCCGAGA AAATTCATTCAAATCTTTGACCGTTAAAATTGTTGAGGAGAGAGAAGTGCTGTTCCTATATTTTGTTCCTGCTTTCCTGTACTGTTTGTACAACAATCTCGCCTTTGTAAATCTCTCAACGTTTGATCCGACGACATATTACTTGCTGTTGCAGTTACGAGTTGTCATCACTGGAGTTTTATTCCAA gtaattttcaaaaaacaattAAGCAGAAAGCAATGGTTTTCGTTGTTTTTACTCACCCTTGGATGTATGTTGAAACAATGGAACTTTTCGTTGGGTGCCTCAGATACGCCGGGTGAAAATTCTGTGGAAGGATCACATGACAACAGTAACGGGACGTTTAATGGCAAGAATATTTCTGGATTTGTGCTCGGCTTCAGTACCGCGTTAATTCTGCTACAGACAGTTTGTTCTTGCCTAGCTGGAGTTTATAATGAGTATTTGCTAAAGCGGAAGGGCTCGGATATCAACATATACGTGCAAAATGTTTTCATGTATATCGATTCAATTGTTTGTAACTTGCTGATATTGATGATTCGGGGAGAACTATCGATCACGACCATCAGTGAGCACTTACCCGAGGTGTTCCGTTTCGAAGTGTTGGTTATCATGATTAACAATGCAGCAATAGGAATCATCACTAGCTTCTTTTTGAAGTATATGAATTCAATCTTGAAAACATTTGCCAGTGCGTTGGAATTGGTGTTTACTGCGGTTTTATGTTACCTCCTTTTCTCAATTCCTATATATCTGAACACAGCTCTTGCAATAGTGGTCGTATCCTACGCCATCTATCTGTATTCGCTGAATCCAGTGGTGAATCTTGCCAGCAAAACCAGTCTGAATAGCCCCAGTGGTGTACATCATTCAAAATCCAGAGACGAGAGTAAGAAAGCACTCATCAATGGAGAGGACGATATTGAGCTACAAATGGAAGAAGTTTAG
- the LOC128741854 gene encoding phospholipase A-2-activating protein, with the protein MVKIDDFKLSCELAGHKLDVRAVAEGKGCIVSGSRDKTSKVWTLLDGRYTETETLVHHTNYVGAVLVIEENNWICTASNDATICIYKYPKAVEPFVILKGHTSTVCALAKGNSSNVIISGSWDKSAKIWTNVGTSQASVTLVGHEAAVWAVTRLVSGKYVTGSADKSIFVWNEDGKKLVVLKGHKDCVRGLCSLPKNGFLSCSNDAVIRHWNDTYECVKEFHGHTNYIYSISRSDFWGDDVFITSSEDSTIRMWSLKEGALGDKLQLPAQSVWSVVGLRNGDIVAGSSDAMVRVFTANADRAAPQDIQEAYRLAVVVRVQESTKQLGGMNVNDLPGPESLLSEGREGQTRLVRHANGKIMCYQWTNNKWECVGDVMGANGGDSDKQLYEGREYDYVFSVNLSDDAPNLKLPFNRGEDPWFVAQRFIHKHNLPQAYLEQVANFIITNSKNAPVTAGNSNAYDPFTGGNRYVPGTESNYRPTAVNTDPLTGGSSYTTQTPNANFSRNGSGESAAGNADPFTGGSSYSTGQTEVKKTNTHFPHKHFVTIENADLKKVLIKLKELNGKIENKSLQMSDDTLDDIVRYVGEVSSESEQNSACLTALKYLYTWPTESVFPVLDITRLIVRDARACQELFEGDFMKSLLQHINHLPANQMMAARCFVNMISHSNGQNIVLEHIRSIMDKLTPIRTGSANLQVALASFYLNLSMAQLDKPSLDFSKVLSDGVAEFLEWASDYEAIYRGYQALGNLMSSPQGTLVANHLRANSALIDRILVSISAEISGYGKLNECSSYLYELLA; encoded by the exons ATGGTAAAAATCGACGATTTCAAACTGTCATGCGAATTAGCCGGCCACAAGTTGGACGTTCGTGCCGTTGCTGAAGGTAAGGGATGTATCGTATCCGGCTCGCGGGATAAAACCTCCAAAGTGTGGACATTACTGGACGGGCGGTATACTGAAACGGAGACGTTAGTCCACCATACGAATTACGTCGGTGCTGTACTGGTAATTGAGGAAAACAATTGGATATGCACGGCCAGTAATGATGCTACCATCTGCATCTATAAGTATCCTAAAGCAGTGGAGCCGTTCGTGATACTGAAGGGACACACGTCGACAGTGTGTGCACTTGCGAAAGGTAACTCATCGAATGTAATTATTTCCGGAAGTTGGGATAAAAGTGCAAAGATCTGGACCAACGTTGGCACTTCACAAGCCAGTGTAACTTTGGTTGGCCACGAAGCTGCTGTGTGGGCTGTTACCCGTCTGGTTTCTGGAAAGTATGTTACAG GTTCGGCTGATAAGTCAATCTTCGTGTGGAATGAAGACGGGAAGAAACTAGTTGTGCTGAAAGGACACAAAGATTGCGTTCGTGGTTTATGTTCTCTGCCGAAGAATGGATTTCTCAGCTGCTCTAATGACGCTGTTATTCGACACTGGAATGATACCTACGAGTGTGTTAAAGAATTTCACGGACACACCAATTATATCTACAGCATTTCCAGAAGCGACTTCTGGGGTGATGATGTATTTATTACTAGCAGCGAGGACAGCACAATTCGAATGTGGAGCTTGAAGGAAGGGGCACTAGGTGACAAACTTCAGCTACCTGCCCAGTCGGTATGGTCTGTGGTAGGCTTGCGTAACGGGGACATTGTTGCTGGTTCTAGCGATGCAATGGTTAGAGTGTTTACTGCTAATGCAGATCGAGCAGCGCCACAAGACATTCAGGAAGCTTACCGATTGGCTGTAgtagttagagtacaggaatcGACGAAGCAACTGGGAGGTATGAACGTGAATGATCTCCCTGGGCCAGAGTCCTTGCTTTCGGAGGGTCGAGAAGGACAAACTAGACTTGTACGTCATGCAAATGGTAAAATTATGTGTTATCAGTGGACCAACAACAAATGGGAATGTGTGGGCGACGTAATGGGAGCAAACGGGGGTGATTCGGATAAACAATTGTACGAAGGACGTGAATACGACTATGTGTTTTCTGTCAATCTGTCAGATGATGCTCCTAACTTGAAACTTCCATTCAACCGTGGTGAAGATCCGTGGTTTGTTGCCCAGCGCTTTATACATAAGCATAATTTGCCCCAAGCATATTTGGAGCAGGTTGCGAATTTTATAATTACGAACTCCAAGAATGCTCCGGTAACTGCGGGCAATAGTAATGCTTACGACCCCTTCACTGGGGGTAACCGTTATGTACCGGGGACAGAATCTAACTATCGCCCAACGGCCGTCAATACAGATCCTCTGACGGGTGGGTCTAGCTATACGACGCAAACACCAAACGCAAATTTCTCACGGAATGGTTCAGGCGAATCGGCCGCTGGTAACGCTGATCCCTTTACCGGTGGATCTAGTTATTCAACCGGGCAAACTGAGGTTAAAAAGACGAACACGCACTTTCCCCATAAACACTTTGTGACAATTGAAAATGCCGATCTGAAGAAAGTGCTGATAAAGCTGAA agagttaaacGGAAAGATCGAAAATAAAAGCCTGCAGATGTCTGACGATACGTTGGATGATATCGTCCGTTACGTTGGTGAAGTGTCGTCGGAGTCGGAGCAAAATTCCGCCTGTCTCACAGCCCTTAAATATCTGTACACATGGCCAACGGAAAGCGTGTTTCCAGTGTTGGACATCACGAGATTGATAGTTCGCGACGCCCGTGCCTGTCAGGAACTGTTTGAAGGCGATTTCATGAAAAGTCTCTTGCAGCACATTAATCACTTACCGGCTAATCAAATGATGGCAGCTCGTTGCTTCGTTAACATGATCTCACATAGTAATGGACAAAATATCGTTCTGGAGCACATTCGATCCATCATGGATAAGCTGACGCCAATCAGGACTGGCAGTGCGAACCTGCAGGTCGCTTTGGCCAGTTTTTATCTAAACCTTTCAATGGCTCAATTGGACAAACCTTCGCTTGATTTCTCGAAGGTATTGTCTGATGGCGTCGCAGAATTTCTCGAGTGGGCTAGTGACTACGAGGCCATTTACAGAGGCTATCAAGCACTAGGAAACTTGATGTCCTCCCCACAGGGTACCCTAGTAGCAAACCATTTGCGAGCTAACAGTGCTCTGATTGATAGAATTCTTGTTAGCATTAGTGCTGAGATAAGTGGTTACGGTAAGCTGAATGAATGCTCAAGCTACTTGTACGAGTTACTGGCTTGA